The following is a genomic window from Mus pahari chromosome 1, PAHARI_EIJ_v1.1, whole genome shotgun sequence.
ATGCAAGTAGCCAGGGGATCAGGGTGAACCCATACTCAGGTAAGGAAATGGAAGCTGTGTCACTCAAGCACCCCCTTTGTAGACCCTCCATAAACTTGACACTTGAAGACCACAGTAGAGGTGGTGCCAGGAGCCAGGCCTCAGGTCAGTGAGATGATACAGTGCTTTGTAGGgctgcttgccaccaagctgaaATTCCACATCTGTTTCCTGGAACCCATATGGGTTTTTCTAACtctatacctgtgtgtgtgtctgtgtgtatccatccatgtatgcacacacaaatacatgcacagcacacacacactaggcatCCACAAAACTAATTTAATCCACTAGAAGACAAGATGCCTAccaggctgtggagatggcttagcagttaagagcacttgctgctccttctCCAAAAGACCTACTAAGTTCAGTCTCCAGTGCTGACAGCTCACAGCAACCTAACTCTCAGCTcctggggatccgatgccctcttctggcctctttgggcactacacacaggcacaggtgCAGATACacctatatataatataataatcttaagaaaaaaatgagggaggggggcaggcgagatggctcagcaggtaagagcactgactggtcttctgaaggtcttgagttcaaatcccagcaaccacatggtggctcacaaccacccatatctgacgccctcttctggcatgtctgaagacagctacagtgtacttatgtataataataaataaatcttttttaaaaaggaaagaaagaaagaaggaaagaagagagaagaaaaataaaaggagagaaaagaaaaaattatgccAAACTGGGCCAATGAAATAACTCAACAGATAAAAgcctttgccaccaagcctgatgatatAAGTTCTACCTCACCAATCTATATGAAGGAGCCAACTTgtaagttgtcatctgacctctacatatgtgcTGTGCCAAATGCTTGTCCATACATATACgaagacatacatacaaataaatgcatGTCATTAAAAGGAAGTTAGCCTGGTGTGTGGTAGTATACgtgcctatcctggaactcaagaggcagaggcaggcggatctccgtgagttcaaggccagcctggactagagagattccaggatagccacagctacacagagaatccctgtcttggaaaaacacaaataacaacaaagaatgttgaagggctgatgagatggcttagtgggcaaaggtacttgctaccaaaACTTtacacctgagtttgatctatAGGACccaggacagaaggagagagttGCCTCTACAATACATgagcccacacatacacacacaataaataaatgtaataaaaactttaagggggctggagagatggctcagtggttaagagcactgactgctcttccaaaggtcctgagttcaattcccagcaaccacatggtggctcacaaccNNNNNNNNNNNNNNNNNNNNNNNNNNNNNNNNNNNNNNNNNNNNNNNNNNNNNNNNNNNNNNNNNNNNNNNNNNNNNNNNNNNNNNNNNNNNNNNNNNNNNNNNNNNNNNNNNNNNNNNNNNNNNNNNNNNNNNNNNNNNNNNNNNNNNNNNNNNNNNNNNNNNNNNNNNNNNNNNNNNNNNNNNNNNNNNNNNNNNNNNNNNNNNNNNNNNNNNNNNNNNNNNNNNNNNNNNNNNNNNNNNNNNNNNNNNNNNNNNNNNNNNNNNNNNNNNNNNNNNNNNNNNNNNNNNNNNNNNNNNNNNNNNNNNNNNNNNNNNNNNNNNNNNNNNNNNNNNNNNNNNNNNNNNNNNNNNNNNNNNNNNNNNNNNNNNNNNNNNNNNNNNNNNNNNNNNNNNNNNNNNNNNNNNNNNNNNNNNNNNNNNNNNNNNNNNNNNNNNNNNNNNNNNNNNNNNNNNNNNNNNNNNNNNNNNNNNNNNNNNNNNNNNNNNNNNNNNNNNNNNNNNNNNNNNNNNNNNNNNNNNNNNNNNNNNNNNNNNNNNNNNNNNNNNNNNNNNNNNNNNNNNNNNNNNNNNNNNNNNNNNNNNNNNNNNNNNNNNNNNNNNNNNNNNNNNNNNNNNNNNNNNNNNNNNNagagagagagagagagagagagagagagagagagagaacagaggcacGTGCCGTGTGGCACCTGCCCAGCCCGGCAACCCATGTCAAGGGCCAGCGGTTGATCATCCTGATGCCAAACAGGTCAAGGTGAGAAGGAACAGAACTCAGACAAGTGACAGGAGGGAGGACAGGGCACAGCCTCTGTTTATTGAGTGGTAGGCACAGGAGAGGTAGCCGGCTCCAGTGTGGAAGCAGAGGTGGCAGGTCATGCCAGGGCTCTGTGGGCATCTGGTATCCTGGGGCCTTGTTTCCATTTTAGGGGGATGGCACAAGCTCACTACAACAGGAGCAGCAAGGAGCTGGCCAGGGGAGAGAAGCAGCCACAGTCTCCTGGCATCCTGGGCAAGAAGCAGCAGCCGTACTTGGCACAGGGGCCAGGGGTCAGGGGAGCTGGGGCCTGGGTATTCTAAGGGGAGTAAAAGGAGATCACGTCTGTGGCGTAGAATAGAGGCTGTGGTGGTGACTACCAggtcctggcacttgggagaagAGCAGAGGAGTGGTCCTCGTCTGGCTGGCCCCTCCCCAGCCTGGCTCACGTCCGATGGCACCATACCAACTGCCAGAGCCCAGGCTGCCGGACATGCTGCGGGCAGAGAAGCAAGGTGAGTCCCAGACAGTGCCATTATTGAGATGGGAGAGGCTAAGAGACAGAGAGCCCTAGGTCAAAGGGTAAACTGCTTTTGTGGGCAggggtgggcactgggaaccCAGAGGGGTTTCACTCAGAACAGATTGGTTCCCATTGCCTCATGGAGGCAGGCTGGATCTCGAGGCACTTCAGGCAGGGTTGAGGCGCCTACCTGGTGCTCTCACTCCGGCTATGCTCCCAGGAGCAGCCCTCATCCTCACAGTGGCCAGCCCGGTCAAAGAAGTAGGATCGGGAGCCAAAACCCTGCCCACTGAGGATCCGACTGGTGCTCTGTAAGGTATGGGGAAGAAGTCGGCACTATGGGTATTTTCTTCTGCCACCGTAACTGTCCCAGGACCCCAGGCCAGAATTCCCAGGGTCCAGCCCTCTACACCAGACCAAGAGGTGGTTGGGGGCCTACCAGATCCTGTGGGGGCCGGTGTACCCGGAAGAAGCCCACCAGCAATGTGGTGGGCAGCAATTCCCAAACGAAGAGGATGAGGCCAAACACCAGGTAGCCTTTGTTCCCTAGGTCATTCACCAGATCTGCCTGGGGAAAAGCAGGGGTTGCAGACATTCTGCCACCACAGAGGATGCTGGCAAGGTCCTGGCCAGCTGGAGGCTAGATATTATAGTTACTAAAGAAAGGACCAACAGGACCAACGCCTACCTGGTCAGATACGTTGTACCAGTCATAATCAAAGGCATCTAGCCGGCTCCGAGGGGCCAAGGCCAGAGCTGCCAGGTTGTAACAGGCCCGGCTGGCATAGAGCAGGACCATGGCACCCCCTATAGCAGCTGCCTGACACACGCTGGTCCCCTGGCAGAGATGACAATAGAGGATCTTCATGGAGAGGAGGGCTCCTATCTTCCTTTACATCCTAAAGAACTCTGTCCAAGGAGCCCCAAGGGTACTACATCAGGGTTGGTGGCCCTACCTTGGCCTCTAAGTAGATGCTGGTGGAAGGGGCTCGACGGgccacgaggcagaggcaggcagcaagcGAGAGGGCACAGATGACGAAGAGAGAGTCGCTCACCAGGACACGTACCAGCAGGAGGACCCAGGGCTGTGCCTGGCGCTGGCGAGACAGCACTGCACACAGTACATTCACCAGCAAAAAGAGCAGTGAAGCACCCACGAAGGCCCCTCGGACAGCCAGCCTGCAGCCCACAGCAAAGTCAGCCCCAGGCCACAGACCCCCTCGGCCCTCACCAGCAACCCGGACTCCTCAAGAGACCCCAGGGTCAAGTAGAACTCAGATGGTCACATCTAAACTCTGCTCATCTAGttctgcagatgaggaaactgaggaggGGATCGAGAGCTACAGCATCATAGGAGCACCAGGTCAAACATCTGCTCCTGAGTGGGCCTCATTccggctgtgtgaccttgaacatgGTACTTTGTCTAACTGGGCCTCAGTTATTCTCTCAAATGAGGATAGGAATAGCACCTCAGGTGAGATGTGCCATGCTTGTGAATTATCTTTATAAACTAGAAGGCACTGTGTAAGGACAGGGGTGTTACAGCCAAGGTCACTAAGAGTACAGGAAGACTTCATGCATTCCATGGGTTGGAGCCTCCATCTGTCTCCACCACAGGTGATGTTGATGGTCTCTCTCTCCTGACACTATCCTAGATGTCTGTATCAGATGTTTCAGGTTTCTCAAGCTCTATCACAAATACTTCTGAGGTTCCTCCTTGTCTCACCCCTGCTGGGtgggcttccttcctccctgccacTGACCCACTGACATCTCCAGTACTTACAAGCCTCGGCTCATCTCTGGCCGACGCTTCGCCTTGGCCTTGAACACCACCTGGGAGCAGAGATACCCATCACTCCTTTGGACCCTTGGGATTGCCCTCCTACTCCCACCACACCAGTTCCCGTGGTTACCTGCACAAAGTAGAGGTTCATAAGCGTCAGTGTGAAGAACTGCAGGCAGACAGGGCAGCAATAGAGAAGCCAAAAAGGCAAGGGCCCCAGGCGGTTGGCCCTGGGAGTATCTCGGAAGTAGAAGGAGAAGAGTGTGGTACGCAAGGCTGCCCAGAGCAGACAGAGCGCCAGGAATACTGTCTGATAGCTGAGGCGCTTGTGCCCATACAGAAGCACCAGCCAGAGCTGGGCATAGACAGAGAAGAAGAGCAGAGCGTATAGGGCAGTGTAGGCAGCGGTCAGCCCCAGGGTCACTGTAGGCGGCAGTGCAGGTACCAGCCCAGCTGCAGGCACCAGACCAGACAGG
Proteins encoded in this region:
- the Gpr137 gene encoding integral membrane protein GPR137 → MESNLSGLVPAAGLVPALPPTVTLGLTAAYTALYALLFFSVYAQLWLVLLYGHKRLSYQTVFLALCLLWAALRTTLFSFYFRDTPRANRLGPLPFWLLYCCPVCLQFFTLTLMNLYFVQVVFKAKAKRRPEMSRGLLAVRGAFVGASLLFLLVNVLCAVLSRQRQAQPWVLLLVRVLVSDSLFVICALSLAACLCLVARRAPSTSIYLEAKGTSVCQAAAIGGAMVLLYASRACYNLAALALAPRSRLDAFDYDWYNVSDQADLVNDLGNKGYLVFGLILFVWELLPTTLLVGFFRVHRPPQDLSTSRILSGQGFGSRSYFFDRAGHCEDEGCSWEHSRSESTSMSGSLGSGSWYGAIGREPGWGGASQTRTTPLLFSQVPGPGSHHHSLYSTPQT